The following coding sequences lie in one Hydrogenophaga sp. PBL-H3 genomic window:
- the recA gene encoding recombinase RecA: protein MDAAVKPNPLNSEKAKALQVALAQIEKQFGKGTIMRLGEGEVIEDIQVVSTGSLGLDIALGVGGLPRGRVVEIYGPESSGKTTLTLQVIAEMQKLGGQCAFVDAEHALDIQYAQKLGVNLQDLLISQPDTGEQALEIVDSLVRSGAVDLIVVDSVAALTPKAELEGEMGDSLPGLQARLMSQALRKLTAHIKKTNCMVIFINQIRMKIGVMFGSPETTTGGNALKFYASVRLDIRRTGTIKKGEEAIGNETKVKVVKNKVAPPFKTAEFDILFGEGISREGEILDLGVVHRVVEKSGAWYAYNGEKIGQGRDNSREFLRENPELRVEIENKVRTELGVPLLPVEEAPAPAKGGKAAKAAKAEAGTAPLAE from the coding sequence ATGGACGCAGCCGTCAAGCCCAACCCCCTCAACAGCGAAAAAGCCAAGGCCCTGCAGGTCGCGCTGGCCCAGATCGAGAAGCAATTCGGCAAGGGCACCATCATGCGGCTGGGCGAAGGCGAGGTGATCGAAGACATTCAGGTGGTGTCCACCGGATCGCTCGGCCTGGACATCGCGCTGGGCGTTGGCGGCCTGCCTCGCGGTCGTGTGGTCGAGATCTACGGCCCGGAATCCTCGGGCAAGACCACGCTCACGCTGCAGGTGATCGCCGAGATGCAGAAGCTCGGTGGCCAGTGCGCGTTTGTCGACGCCGAACACGCGCTGGACATCCAGTACGCACAGAAACTCGGCGTGAACCTGCAGGACCTGCTGATCAGCCAGCCCGACACCGGCGAACAAGCCCTCGAAATCGTGGACAGCCTGGTGCGCTCCGGCGCGGTCGACCTGATCGTGGTGGACTCGGTGGCCGCGCTCACGCCCAAGGCCGAACTCGAAGGCGAAATGGGCGATTCGCTGCCCGGCCTGCAGGCCCGCCTGATGAGCCAGGCGCTGCGCAAGCTCACCGCGCACATCAAGAAGACCAACTGCATGGTGATCTTCATCAACCAGATCCGCATGAAGATCGGCGTCATGTTCGGCAGCCCCGAAACCACCACCGGCGGCAATGCGCTCAAGTTCTACGCATCGGTCCGCCTGGACATCCGCCGCACCGGCACCATCAAGAAGGGCGAAGAGGCGATCGGCAACGAAACCAAGGTCAAGGTGGTCAAGAACAAAGTGGCGCCACCCTTCAAGACGGCCGAGTTCGACATCCTGTTCGGTGAAGGCATCAGCCGCGAGGGTGAGATCCTCGACCTCGGCGTGGTGCACCGGGTGGTGGAGAAGTCGGGCGCCTGGTACGCCTACAACGGCGAGAAGATCGGCCAGGGCCGCGACAATTCGCGCGAATTCCTGCGCGAGAACCCCGAACTGCGCGTCGAGATCGAGAACAAGGTTCGCACCGAACTGGGCGTGCCGCTGCTGCCGGTGGAAGAAGCACCGGCACCCGCCAAAGGCGGCAAGGCAGCAAAAGCCGCCAAGGCCGAAGCCGGCACTGCGCCGCTGGCCGAGTGA
- a CDS encoding MarR family winged helix-turn-helix transcriptional regulator, with amino-acid sequence MEPDDRWRGGHLGRLMGLALRRFDERVLSLMAHDANVPLALSHLAARAQVGAAHIHITRHLGLHGSRLTELAHQAGMSKQAMGDLVTQCEAWGLVRREPDPRDARARRIVFTDTGLLWLDAFRTAVAQAEAEFRSQVGDAVATVVALGLEAYGSEAPGARAAVPSR; translated from the coding sequence ATGGAACCCGACGACCGCTGGCGCGGCGGCCACCTCGGCCGGCTGATGGGCCTGGCGCTGCGGCGCTTCGACGAGCGCGTGCTCAGCCTGATGGCACACGACGCCAACGTGCCGCTGGCACTCTCTCACCTCGCGGCGCGTGCGCAGGTGGGCGCGGCCCACATCCACATCACGCGTCACCTCGGCTTGCACGGCTCGCGCCTGACCGAGCTGGCGCACCAGGCCGGCATGAGCAAACAGGCCATGGGCGACCTGGTGACGCAGTGCGAGGCCTGGGGCCTGGTGCGGCGCGAGCCCGACCCGCGCGATGCCCGGGCGCGGCGCATTGTCTTCACCGACACCGGCCTTTTGTGGCTGGACGCGTTTCGCACGGCGGTGGCGCAGGCCGAGGCCGAGTTCCGCTCGCAGGTGGGCGACGCGGTGGCTACGGTGGTGGCCCTGGGCCTGGAGGCCTATGGATCGGAAGCACCGGGGGCGCGCGCGGCCGTGCCCTCCCGGTGA
- a CDS encoding response regulator: protein MRILIAEDDQVLADGLLRSLRAAGAAVDHVSSGSEADAALMTNNEFDLLILDLGLPRLHGLEVLKRLRSRGSSMPVLVLTAADSIEERVKGLDYGADDYMAKPFSLQELEARVRALARRGMGGSTNTIRHGPLEYDQAGRVATIDGKMVELSARELGLLEVLLQRAGRLVSKDQLVERLCEWGEEVSNNAIEVYIHRLRKKIEKGPIRIATVRGLGYCLEKIAS from the coding sequence ATGCGCATCCTGATTGCAGAAGACGACCAGGTTCTGGCCGACGGCCTGTTGCGCAGCCTGCGCGCGGCGGGCGCCGCGGTGGACCACGTGTCCAGCGGCAGCGAAGCCGACGCCGCCCTGATGACCAACAACGAGTTCGACCTGTTGATTCTGGACCTCGGCTTGCCCAGACTGCATGGCCTGGAGGTGCTCAAGCGGTTGCGCTCGCGCGGTTCCTCGATGCCGGTGCTGGTGCTCACCGCCGCCGACAGCATCGAGGAACGCGTAAAGGGCCTGGACTACGGGGCCGACGACTACATGGCCAAGCCGTTCTCGTTGCAGGAGCTTGAGGCGCGCGTGCGCGCACTGGCGCGCCGTGGCATGGGCGGCAGCACCAACACCATCCGCCACGGCCCCCTCGAATACGACCAGGCCGGCCGCGTGGCCACCATCGACGGCAAGATGGTCGAACTCTCGGCGCGCGAACTCGGCCTGCTGGAGGTGTTGCTGCAACGCGCCGGGCGCCTGGTCAGCAAGGACCAGCTGGTCGAGCGGCTGTGCGAGTGGGGCGAAGAGGTGAGCAACAACGCCATCGAGGTCTACATCCACCGCCTGCGCAAGAAGATCGAAAAAGGCCCGATCCGCATCGCCACGGTGCGCGGGCTGGGCTACTGCCTTGAAAAAATCGCCAGCTGA
- a CDS encoding sensor histidine kinase, protein MLTPLLLLWPLSLALTWFVAQGIASKPFDRALEFNLQALTQFVVLENDQITFKLNAQARDLLRADDSDLVYYQVLDPRGALISGELDFPPPRDNEAPEPEPGRVLLRDDTVRGDEVRVAYTWLARSDPQRLVLMQVAETKGKRSTLATEIIKGVMVPQFVILPLAVLLVWLALVRAIRPLNELEQRIRARKPDDLSPIEESFIPQEVAPLVSSINDLLTRLKASLTTQKRFLADAAHQLKTPLAGLRMQAELAQRETDPVEIRGSLQHIARSSARATHTVNQLLALARAETTGRTLPSARIDLARLVPDVVQDSVPRALEAGIDLGFEGPEDTPDDCLMDGNPTLLQEMVRNLVDNAIHYTGQGGVVTVRVLLDRFSGVQILQVEDDGPGIPENEREFVMQPFYRALGTNVDGSGLGLAIVLEIAQQHGATVSMEDAHPERGRRGLRVSVRFTPTKPQVVQE, encoded by the coding sequence ATGCTCACGCCGCTCTTGCTGCTGTGGCCGTTGTCGCTGGCACTCACCTGGTTCGTGGCGCAGGGCATCGCCAGCAAACCGTTCGATCGCGCCCTCGAATTCAACCTGCAAGCCCTCACCCAGTTCGTGGTGCTCGAAAACGACCAGATCACCTTCAAGCTCAACGCGCAAGCGCGCGATCTGCTGCGCGCCGACGACAGCGATCTCGTTTACTACCAGGTGCTCGATCCGCGTGGCGCCCTCATCAGTGGCGAACTCGACTTTCCACCACCGCGCGACAACGAAGCGCCCGAGCCCGAGCCCGGGCGCGTGCTGCTGCGCGACGACACCGTGCGCGGCGACGAGGTGCGGGTGGCCTACACCTGGCTGGCGCGCAGCGATCCGCAGCGCCTGGTGCTGATGCAGGTGGCCGAGACCAAGGGCAAACGCTCGACGCTGGCCACCGAGATCATCAAGGGCGTGATGGTCCCGCAGTTCGTGATCCTGCCGCTGGCGGTGCTGCTGGTGTGGCTGGCACTGGTGCGCGCCATCCGCCCGCTCAACGAACTGGAGCAGCGCATCCGGGCGCGCAAGCCGGACGACCTCAGCCCGATCGAGGAGTCGTTCATCCCGCAGGAGGTCGCGCCGCTGGTGTCGTCGATCAACGACCTGCTGACGCGGCTCAAGGCCTCGCTCACCACGCAGAAACGTTTTCTGGCCGACGCCGCGCACCAGCTCAAGACGCCATTGGCGGGTCTGCGGATGCAGGCCGAACTCGCGCAGCGCGAGACCGATCCGGTGGAGATTCGCGGCTCGCTGCAGCACATCGCCCGCTCCAGCGCGCGCGCCACGCACACGGTGAACCAGCTGCTGGCCCTGGCCCGCGCCGAGACCACCGGCCGCACCCTGCCCAGCGCGCGCATCGACCTCGCCCGCCTGGTGCCCGACGTGGTGCAGGACTCGGTGCCGAGGGCGCTGGAGGCTGGTATCGATCTCGGATTCGAAGGTCCGGAGGACACGCCCGACGACTGCCTGATGGACGGCAACCCGACGCTGCTGCAGGAGATGGTGCGCAATCTGGTGGACAACGCGATCCACTACACCGGGCAGGGCGGTGTGGTCACGGTGCGCGTGCTGCTGGACCGCTTCAGCGGCGTGCAGATCCTGCAAGTGGAAGACGACGGTCCGGGCATTCCGGAGAACGAGCGCGAGTTCGTGATGCAGCCGTTCTACCGTGCGCTGGGCACCAACGTCGACGGCTCGGGCCTGGGCCTGGCCATCGTGCTGGAAATCGCGCAGCAACACGGCGCCACGGTGTCCATGGAGGACGCCCACCCCGAGCGAGGCAGACGCGGTCTGCGGGTGTCGGTGCGTTTCACACCGACCAAGCCGCAGGTGGTGCAGGAGTAG
- a CDS encoding glutathione S-transferase family protein — MSLKLFFAPGACSFVPHAMLELAEVAFEPSIVKLHKGEQRSPDYLALNPRGQVPVLVDGDEVVTQIVAILLYLDEKLPMVGILPPAGLERARALQVLAWMNNTVHPTFTHVFMPHKFTDDEAAQKAIRDFGAARYRELLGEIEAIAAQAAPWMVGARPGALDAYALTLLRWGGYAGINPTDFPATWDLVQRFAELPGVARAIEREKLQLNVYKPA, encoded by the coding sequence ATGAGTCTGAAACTGTTCTTCGCTCCCGGCGCCTGCTCCTTCGTGCCGCACGCCATGCTCGAACTCGCCGAAGTGGCCTTCGAGCCATCGATCGTGAAATTGCACAAGGGCGAGCAACGTTCGCCCGACTACCTGGCACTCAACCCGCGCGGCCAGGTGCCGGTGCTGGTGGACGGCGACGAGGTGGTCACCCAGATCGTGGCGATCCTGTTGTACCTCGACGAAAAACTGCCCATGGTCGGCATCCTGCCGCCGGCGGGCCTGGAGCGTGCGCGTGCCTTGCAGGTGCTGGCCTGGATGAACAACACGGTGCACCCCACGTTCACCCATGTGTTCATGCCGCACAAGTTCACCGACGACGAGGCGGCGCAAAAGGCGATTCGAGACTTCGGCGCGGCGCGCTACCGCGAGCTGCTGGGCGAAATCGAAGCCATTGCCGCCCAAGCCGCGCCCTGGATGGTGGGCGCTCGTCCCGGTGCGCTGGACGCATATGCGCTCACGCTGCTGCGCTGGGGCGGTTACGCCGGCATCAACCCGACCGACTTCCCCGCCACCTGGGATCTGGTTCAGCGCTTCGCCGAACTGCCCGGCGTGGCCCGTGCAATCGAGCGCGAGAAGCTGCAACTCAACGTGTACAAGCCGGCCTGA
- a CDS encoding DNA topoisomerase III produces MKNEGSAKTLVIAEKPSVAQDIVRALTPVAGKFEKHDDHFENDQYVVTSAVGHLVEIAAPEEFDVKRGKWSFAHLPVLPPYFELKPIDKTKSRLSAVVKLAKRKDVARLINACDAGREGELIFRLIEQYAGGLKGGSYQTLGKPVQRLWLQSMTPAAIRDGFEHLRTNEQMQGLADAARSRSEADWMVGINGTRAMTAFNSRDGGFFLTTVGRVQTPTLSIVVEREEKIRAHRSRDYWEIHASFLAEAGEYPGKWFDPAFKKPTGDDADLEQRADRVWNQREALAIADAVRGKAASVKEESKPTTQASGLLYDLTSLQREANGRFGFSAKTTLQLAQSLYERHKALTYPRTDSRALPEDYLPTVKETFEMLADSGMKHLAPHALTALNNGYIRPSKRIFDNSKVSDHFAIIPTLQAPSGLSDAEQKLYDLVVRRFLAVFFPSAEFMVTTRITSSVGHHFKTEGKVLVKPGWMAVYGKEAAEDVTDAKEGDKGQNLVPVREGETVRTESVETKGLKTKPPARYSEATLLGAMEGAGKLVDDDELREAMQEKGLGTPATRAAVIEGLLTEKYMFREGREIIPTAKAFQLMTLLRGLGVEELSKAELTGEWEYKLAQMEHGQLSRAAFMAEIAAMTERMVKKAKEYDRDTIPGNYATLATPCPNCGGVVKENYRRYGCTGADGNSEGCGFSFGKSPAGRTFEPDESEQLLRDKKIGPLDGFRSKAGWPFVAEIVLKYSEDDKNWKLEFDFGDDKKGEESGELVDFSASEALGVCPKCGGAVHEHGANYVCIRSVPTEQQPTPTCDFKSGKIILQQPVAREQMSKLLETGKTDLLDKFVSMRTRRAFKAFLAWDKEAGKVNFEFAPSKFPPRKTAAGAPAKGAPAKKAAAKVAAKAAPAKKAAAKKTPAVKAVKAPRKTTAATGKQPSAALAAVIGEGAVSRPEVVKKLWDYIKANGLQDAADKRRVNADAKLALVFGKPQVTMFEIAGIVGQHLS; encoded by the coding sequence ATGAAAAACGAAGGTTCAGCCAAAACGCTGGTCATTGCCGAGAAGCCGTCCGTGGCCCAGGACATCGTGCGTGCGCTCACCCCGGTGGCGGGCAAGTTCGAGAAGCACGACGACCACTTCGAGAACGACCAGTACGTGGTCACTTCCGCCGTGGGCCACCTGGTGGAGATCGCCGCGCCGGAAGAATTCGACGTCAAGCGCGGCAAGTGGAGCTTTGCCCACCTGCCGGTGCTGCCGCCCTACTTTGAACTCAAGCCGATCGACAAGACCAAGTCGCGCCTGTCCGCGGTGGTGAAGCTGGCCAAGCGCAAGGACGTGGCCCGCCTCATCAACGCCTGCGACGCGGGCCGCGAGGGTGAGCTGATCTTTCGCCTGATCGAGCAGTACGCCGGTGGCTTGAAGGGTGGCAGTTACCAGACGCTGGGCAAGCCGGTGCAGCGCCTGTGGCTGCAGTCCATGACGCCCGCGGCCATCCGCGACGGCTTCGAGCACCTGCGCACCAACGAGCAGATGCAGGGCCTGGCCGACGCCGCGCGCAGCCGCTCCGAAGCCGACTGGATGGTCGGCATCAACGGCACGCGTGCCATGACGGCATTCAACTCGCGCGACGGCGGCTTTTTCCTGACCACGGTCGGTCGGGTGCAGACGCCCACGCTGTCCATCGTGGTCGAGCGCGAAGAAAAGATCCGCGCCCACCGCAGCCGCGACTATTGGGAGATTCACGCGAGCTTCCTGGCCGAGGCCGGCGAGTACCCCGGCAAGTGGTTCGACCCCGCGTTCAAGAAACCCACAGGCGACGACGCCGATCTGGAACAGCGCGCCGACCGCGTGTGGAACCAGCGCGAAGCCCTGGCCATTGCCGATGCGGTGCGCGGCAAGGCCGCCAGCGTCAAGGAAGAAAGCAAGCCCACCACGCAAGCCAGTGGCCTGCTGTACGACCTGACCAGCCTGCAACGCGAGGCCAACGGCCGCTTCGGCTTCTCGGCCAAGACCACGCTGCAGCTCGCGCAAAGCCTCTACGAGCGCCACAAGGCCCTGACCTACCCGCGTACCGATTCGCGCGCCCTGCCCGAGGACTACCTGCCCACGGTGAAGGAAACCTTCGAGATGCTGGCCGACAGCGGCATGAAGCACCTGGCGCCGCACGCGCTCACCGCGCTCAACAACGGCTACATCCGCCCGAGCAAGCGCATCTTCGACAACAGCAAGGTGTCGGACCACTTCGCCATCATCCCCACGCTGCAGGCGCCCAGCGGCCTGAGCGACGCCGAGCAGAAGCTGTACGACCTGGTGGTGCGCCGCTTCCTCGCGGTGTTCTTTCCCAGCGCCGAGTTCATGGTCACCACACGCATCACCTCGTCGGTCGGCCACCACTTCAAGACCGAAGGCAAGGTGCTGGTCAAGCCGGGCTGGATGGCCGTGTACGGCAAGGAAGCCGCGGAAGACGTGACCGATGCGAAAGAGGGCGACAAAGGCCAGAACCTGGTGCCGGTGCGCGAAGGCGAGACCGTGCGCACCGAGTCGGTGGAGACCAAGGGCCTGAAGACCAAGCCGCCCGCGCGCTACTCGGAAGCCACGCTGCTGGGCGCCATGGAAGGCGCGGGCAAGCTGGTGGACGATGACGAACTGCGCGAGGCCATGCAGGAAAAGGGCCTGGGCACACCAGCCACGCGCGCGGCCGTGATCGAAGGCTTGCTCACCGAGAAGTACATGTTCCGCGAAGGCCGCGAGATCATTCCCACGGCCAAGGCCTTCCAGCTCATGACGCTGTTGCGCGGCCTGGGTGTGGAAGAACTCTCCAAGGCCGAACTCACGGGCGAGTGGGAATACAAGCTCGCGCAGATGGAGCACGGCCAGCTCAGCCGCGCCGCGTTCATGGCCGAGATCGCCGCCATGACCGAGCGCATGGTGAAGAAGGCCAAGGAATACGACCGCGACACCATCCCCGGCAACTACGCCACGCTGGCCACGCCCTGCCCCAACTGCGGCGGCGTGGTGAAGGAAAACTACCGCCGCTACGGCTGCACCGGCGCCGACGGCAACAGCGAAGGCTGTGGCTTCTCGTTCGGCAAGTCGCCCGCGGGGCGCACCTTCGAGCCCGACGAGTCCGAACAGCTGCTGCGTGACAAGAAGATCGGCCCCCTCGACGGCTTTCGCTCCAAGGCGGGCTGGCCCTTCGTGGCCGAGATCGTGCTCAAGTACAGCGAAGACGACAAGAACTGGAAGCTGGAGTTCGACTTCGGCGACGACAAGAAGGGCGAAGAAAGCGGTGAGCTGGTGGACTTCAGCGCCAGCGAAGCGCTGGGCGTCTGCCCCAAGTGCGGTGGCGCGGTGCACGAGCACGGCGCCAACTACGTGTGCATCCGCTCGGTGCCCACCGAGCAGCAGCCCACGCCCACCTGCGACTTCAAGAGCGGCAAGATCATCCTGCAGCAGCCGGTGGCGCGTGAGCAGATGAGCAAGCTGCTGGAGACCGGCAAGACGGACCTGCTCGACAAATTCGTTTCCATGCGCACGCGCCGCGCGTTCAAGGCCTTCCTGGCCTGGGACAAGGAAGCGGGCAAGGTGAACTTCGAGTTCGCGCCGTCCAAGTTCCCGCCGCGCAAGACGGCGGCTGGCGCGCCGGCGAAAGGTGCGCCAGCGAAGAAAGCCGCTGCGAAAGTGGCTGCCAAAGCCGCGCCCGCCAAGAAGGCCGCCGCGAAGAAAACGCCCGCCGTCAAGGCGGTCAAGGCCCCGCGCAAGACCACCGCCGCCACCGGCAAACAACCCAGCGCCGCGCTGGCCGCCGTGATCGGCGAAGGCGCGGTGTCGCGCCCCGAGGTGGTGAAGAAGCTGTGGGATTACATCAAGGCCAACGGCCTGCAGGACGCGGCCGACAAACGCCGTGTGAATGCCGACGCCAAGCTCGCGCTGGTGTTCGGCAAGCCGCAGGTCACCATGTTCGAGATCGCTGGCATCGTGGGCCAGCACCTGAGTTGA
- a CDS encoding SET domain-containing protein, with product MTKSPKKSTAPAEKPAVAAQPNGAGRRIQTRKSGVHGRGVYAVVDLAEGETLIEYVGEVITWDEALRRHPHDPTDPNHTFYFHIDEEHVIDAKHGGNSARWINHSCAPNCEAEVEEGRVFIRAQRNIKAGEELFYDYGLVIDEPYTPKLKAEYPCWCGAKKCRGTLLAPKRAGKASKLG from the coding sequence GTGACGAAAAGCCCCAAAAAGTCGACTGCGCCCGCCGAAAAACCCGCCGTGGCCGCCCAGCCGAACGGTGCTGGCCGGCGCATCCAGACCCGCAAGTCCGGCGTGCACGGCCGCGGTGTCTATGCCGTGGTGGATCTGGCCGAGGGCGAAACCCTCATTGAATATGTGGGCGAGGTGATCACCTGGGACGAGGCCCTGCGCCGCCACCCGCACGACCCGACCGACCCGAACCACACCTTCTACTTCCACATCGACGAAGAGCATGTGATCGACGCCAAACACGGCGGCAATTCGGCGCGCTGGATCAACCACAGCTGCGCGCCCAACTGCGAAGCCGAGGTGGAGGAAGGCCGCGTTTTCATCCGGGCGCAGCGCAACATCAAAGCTGGCGAAGAGCTGTTCTACGACTACGGCCTGGTGATCGATGAGCCTTACACGCCCAAGCTCAAGGCCGAGTACCCCTGCTGGTGCGGCGCGAAGAAGTGCCGCGGCACCTTGCTCGCGCCCAAGCGCGCGGGCAAAGCGTCGAAACTCGGCTGA
- a CDS encoding biotin--[acetyl-CoA-carboxylase] ligase, producing the protein MADTLIRHAEAVWQAVEPTLPGFTVEVLPSIDSTSSELMRRARSGLMEPVLLAAEDQTAGRGRLGKGWHSKVGQSLTFSLAMPLAPASWSGLSLAVGVSLAHSLHADVRLKWPNDLWLHQRKIGGILVETASTGEAGQGQRMVVIGVGINVARPEVSAVAALVPDGSAVTAMAPAGLAEVLVGITPGEVLERVAPALVRDVQAFASQGFAAFAQRFAQLDALQGQAVQLSDGTRGTACGVNDDGALQVLTERGMQTVTSAEVSVRPC; encoded by the coding sequence ATGGCCGACACCTTGATCCGCCACGCAGAAGCCGTCTGGCAGGCGGTTGAGCCGACACTGCCCGGCTTCACGGTCGAGGTGCTGCCCAGCATCGACTCCACCAGCAGCGAGCTCATGCGCCGCGCGCGCAGCGGCCTGATGGAGCCGGTGCTGCTGGCCGCCGAGGACCAGACTGCGGGTCGCGGAAGACTGGGCAAGGGCTGGCACAGCAAGGTCGGTCAATCGCTCACGTTTTCTCTGGCGATGCCCCTGGCACCCGCCAGCTGGTCGGGCCTGTCGCTGGCGGTGGGCGTGAGCCTGGCGCACAGCCTGCACGCTGACGTTCGCCTGAAATGGCCCAACGACCTCTGGCTGCACCAGCGCAAGATCGGCGGCATTCTGGTGGAGACGGCCAGCACGGGTGAGGCCGGTCAGGGCCAGCGCATGGTGGTGATCGGCGTGGGCATCAACGTGGCGCGGCCCGAGGTGTCGGCGGTGGCCGCGCTGGTGCCGGATGGCTCTGCGGTCACGGCCATGGCGCCAGCCGGTCTGGCCGAGGTGCTGGTGGGCATCACGCCGGGCGAAGTGCTGGAGCGCGTGGCACCGGCGCTGGTGCGCGACGTCCAGGCCTTTGCCTCGCAGGGGTTTGCGGCATTTGCCCAGCGTTTTGCGCAGCTGGACGCCTTGCAGGGCCAGGCAGTGCAGTTGTCTGACGGCACACGCGGCACAGCATGCGGCGTGAACGACGACGGTGCACTGCAGGTGCTCACCGAGCGCGGCATGCAGACCGTGACCAGCGCCGAAGTGAGTGTGCGCCCGTGCTGA
- a CDS encoding SPOR domain-containing protein — MLRWVIWLLVLANAGYFAWSQGYLDALGLRPAEQREPQRLTQQVKPEALRLLNGPKAESAPPALAAPVVDAVVTAPEATPAPAASAPLPAVAPVVPAATSNGPRACWQAGGFTDAQAELLRAELTLLGLPAAGFSFTEVRSGGRWIVYMGRYDNQQQLDRKKGELRELGVAYREITAAGLAPGLALGTYSTEAAAQQALQKAERDGIRTAKVAQERAEGVSTNLRLPSITDAQRAAIDALGDAMVGKRLQRCG, encoded by the coding sequence GTGCTGAGGTGGGTCATCTGGCTGCTGGTGCTGGCCAACGCGGGCTACTTCGCATGGTCTCAGGGTTACCTGGACGCGCTGGGTCTGAGGCCCGCCGAACAGCGCGAGCCTCAACGCCTGACACAGCAGGTGAAGCCCGAAGCACTGCGCCTGCTCAACGGCCCCAAGGCAGAGTCCGCGCCGCCTGCACTGGCCGCACCGGTGGTGGACGCGGTGGTCACGGCACCCGAGGCGACGCCCGCACCAGCAGCGTCGGCGCCCTTACCCGCCGTCGCGCCCGTCGTGCCGGCGGCGACCAGCAACGGCCCACGCGCCTGCTGGCAGGCGGGCGGATTCACCGACGCCCAGGCCGAACTGCTGCGCGCCGAACTGACCTTGCTCGGTCTGCCCGCCGCCGGCTTTTCCTTCACGGAGGTGCGCAGCGGCGGTCGCTGGATCGTCTACATGGGGCGCTACGACAACCAGCAGCAGCTCGATCGCAAGAAGGGTGAGCTGCGCGAGCTGGGCGTGGCCTACCGCGAGATCACGGCGGCCGGGCTGGCCCCGGGTCTGGCGCTCGGGACGTACTCCACCGAAGCTGCCGCCCAGCAGGCACTGCAGAAGGCCGAGCGCGACGGCATCCGCACCGCCAAGGTGGCGCAGGAGCGCGCAGAGGGGGTGAGCACCAACCTGCGTCTGCCGTCGATCACCGACGCGCAACGCGCCGCCATCGACGCCCTGGGCGACGCGATGGTGGGCAAACGCCTGCAACGCTGCGGTTAG
- a CDS encoding alpha/beta hydrolase family protein — translation MNTFPPTDARNQAVRTERLTLTAADGYPLVAHRYRSPTPAHAHLVVGGATAVPQGFYKRFAEHAARRGFDVLTLDYRGIGQSAPSTLKGFRMNYLDWGRLDLAAAVEAMRQPGVPLYLVGHSYGGHALGLLPDPDAVDGAWTFATGAGWHGWMPPLERLRVLFLWRVLGPVWTRMNGYLPWSRLGMGEDLPIDVYRQWRQWCRFPRYFFDDPDMKSTTERFGEVRFPIVALNALDDAWAPPASRDAFMAGYRNAEVRSVTLDSRRAGLGAMGHMGYFRPKSQPLWNEALDWFTGLTQQRAAGA, via the coding sequence CCGTGCGCACCGAGCGACTCACCCTGACCGCCGCCGACGGCTACCCGCTGGTGGCGCACCGCTACCGCAGCCCCACGCCTGCACACGCCCACCTGGTAGTGGGCGGCGCCACCGCCGTGCCGCAGGGTTTTTACAAGCGTTTTGCCGAACACGCCGCGCGGCGGGGCTTCGACGTGCTCACGCTGGATTACCGCGGCATCGGGCAGTCGGCCCCCAGCACACTCAAGGGCTTCCGCATGAACTACCTCGACTGGGGACGGCTGGACCTCGCCGCGGCCGTGGAAGCCATGCGGCAGCCAGGCGTGCCGCTCTACCTGGTGGGCCATTCCTACGGCGGCCACGCGCTGGGCCTGCTGCCCGACCCGGACGCGGTGGACGGCGCCTGGACCTTTGCCACCGGCGCCGGCTGGCACGGCTGGATGCCACCCCTGGAGCGCCTGCGCGTGCTCTTTCTCTGGCGCGTGCTCGGACCCGTGTGGACGCGCATGAACGGCTACCTGCCCTGGAGCCGACTGGGCATGGGCGAAGACCTGCCCATCGACGTGTACCGCCAATGGCGTCAGTGGTGCCGCTTCCCGCGCTACTTCTTCGACGACCCCGACATGAAGTCCACCACCGAGCGTTTCGGTGAAGTGCGCTTTCCCATCGTGGCGCTCAACGCGCTGGACGACGCCTGGGCGCCGCCCGCCTCGCGCGACGCCTTCATGGCCGGTTACCGCAATGCCGAGGTGCGCAGCGTCACGCTCGACTCCCGCCGCGCGGGCTTGGGCGCCATGGGCCACATGGGCTACTTCCGGCCCAAGTCTCAGCCGCTGTGGAATGAAGCGCTGGACTGGTTCACCGGTCTCACGCAGCAGCGCGCAGCGGGGGCCTGA